From Ammospiza caudacuta isolate bAmmCau1 chromosome 31, bAmmCau1.pri, whole genome shotgun sequence, one genomic window encodes:
- the NEUROD4 gene encoding neurogenic differentiation factor 4: MPQSCAKPSDMAELVSSQAWMGEMPAAKELKEQGDARSAPFALLPALPEERDSAEEEEEEEEDSEKPKRRGPKKKKMTKARLERFRARRVKANARERTRMHGLNDALDNLRRVMPCYSKTQKLSKIETLRLARNYIWALSEVLESGQTPEGKSFVEMLCKGLSQPTSNLVAGCLQLGAQPLFLEKQEEKPCEPGLPGHSFGYQGLPSPPYGSMESHLLHLKPPAFKSLVEASFGSHPSDCSTPPYEGPLTPPLSISGNFSLKQDGSPELDKPYPFMGHYPSVGLAAAHGHGSHFQGSVPRYEIPLDVAFESFPPHAAGAQLGAIFNE; encoded by the coding sequence ATGCCCCAGAGCTGCGCCAAGCCCTCGGACATGGCCGAGCTCGTCAGCAGCCAGGCCTGGATGGGCGAAATGCCGGCagccaaggagctgaaggagcagggGGACGCCAGGAGCGCTCCCTTCGCGCTGCTGCCCGCCCTGCCTGAGGAGCGCGACAgcgcagaggaggaggaggaggaggaagaggacagCGAGAAGCCCAAGAGGAGGGGCccgaagaagaagaagatgaccaaggccaggctggagcgGTTCCGGGCACGGAGGGTCAAGGCCAACGCCCGGGAGCGCACGCGGATGCACGGCCTGAACGACGCCCTGGACAACCTGCGCCGGGTCATGCCCTGCTACTCCAAAACGCAGAAGCTCTCCAAGATCGAGACGCTGCGGCTGGCCAGGAACTACATCTGGGCCCTGTCCGAGGTGCTGGAGAGCGGGCAGACGCCCGAGGGCAAGAGCTTCGTGGAGATGCTGTGCAAGGGGCTCTCACAGCCCACCAGCAACCTGGTGGccggctgcctgcagctgggcgCGCAGCCGCTcttcctggagaagcaggaggagaagcCGTGCGAGCCGGGCCTGCCCGGCCACTCCTTCGGCTaccaggggctgcccagccctCCCTACGGCTCCATGGAGTCCCACCTGCTGCACCTGAAGCCGCCGGCCTTCAAGAGCCTGGTGGAGGCTTCGTTCGGGAGCCACCCCTCTGACTGCTCCACGCCGCCCTACGAGGGGCCCCTGACGCCGCCCCTGAGCATCAGCGGCAACTTCTCCCTGAAGCAGGACGGCTCCCCCGAGCTGGACAAGCCCTACCCCTTCATGGGCCACTACCCGTCGGTGGGCCTGGCCGCGGCCCACGGGCACGGCTCGCACTTCCAGGGCTCCGTGCCCCGCTACGAGATCCCGCTGGACGTCGCCTTCGAGTCCTTCCCGCCCCACGCGGCCGGGGCCCAGCTCGGCGCCATCTTCAACGAGTAG